The Halarchaeum grantii genome includes a window with the following:
- a CDS encoding type II/IV secretion system ATPase subunit, translating to MSSELPDTLSGGYERIRWRLERAVEMLRGSTIAETDYRPAEHGPLVSFSGLDGYEEVDRYWVNAPYAFVWIGHDAEANEYRYHVVEPDLDDVEQELLENLFSDVRDTLVYDAQYDPQDAESILQERTQRLLEEYGAEIDPNAFHRLFYYLYRAFEGFEKIDPLMHDDHIEDVSCDGYGIPLFVYHDDYTDIETNLSYEQEELDSFVVRLAQQSGRHISIGDPVTETTLPDGSRAELALGEEVTPRGSAFTIRQYSEEPFTPATLVDLNTFDLDQMAYLWLAIESNKSLLFAGGTASGKTTSMNAVSMFVPPRSKVLTIEDTRELTLYHDNWLSSITRESLGDSSDITMYDLLRSALRHRPEYIIVGEVRGNEAMTLFQAMNTGHTTYSTMHADSVQTAINRLENEPINVPRAMIQSLDILCVQTLTYVGDERVRRNRVIAEIEGIDQRTGDLDYSTAFEWRPTEDRFVEQDSAVLDEIREDRGWSRSELLRELRNRKRVLKYLVDRDITDYRQFTALVNEYYANPEQVVERVTDRLDEDVER from the coding sequence ATGTCCAGCGAACTTCCAGACACGCTTTCGGGCGGCTACGAGCGCATCCGCTGGCGGCTCGAACGGGCCGTCGAGATGCTTCGGGGATCCACGATCGCCGAGACGGACTATCGGCCCGCCGAACACGGCCCGCTCGTCTCCTTCTCCGGGCTGGACGGCTACGAGGAAGTCGATCGCTACTGGGTGAACGCGCCCTACGCGTTCGTCTGGATCGGCCACGACGCCGAGGCGAACGAGTACCGCTATCACGTCGTCGAACCCGACCTCGACGACGTCGAGCAGGAACTGCTCGAGAACCTCTTCAGCGACGTCCGGGACACCCTCGTCTACGACGCCCAGTACGACCCGCAGGACGCCGAATCCATCCTGCAAGAGCGCACCCAGCGCCTCCTCGAGGAGTACGGCGCGGAGATCGACCCGAACGCCTTCCACCGCCTCTTCTACTACCTCTACCGAGCGTTCGAGGGCTTCGAGAAGATCGACCCCTTGATGCACGACGATCACATCGAGGACGTCTCTTGTGACGGCTACGGGATCCCGCTGTTCGTCTACCACGACGACTACACCGACATCGAGACGAACCTCTCCTACGAGCAGGAGGAACTCGACAGCTTCGTCGTCCGCCTCGCCCAGCAGTCCGGCCGCCACATCAGCATCGGCGACCCCGTGACGGAGACGACGCTCCCCGACGGCAGTCGCGCCGAGCTCGCGCTCGGCGAGGAGGTCACCCCGCGCGGCTCCGCGTTCACCATCCGCCAGTACTCCGAGGAGCCGTTCACGCCCGCGACGCTCGTCGACCTCAACACGTTCGACCTCGACCAGATGGCGTACCTCTGGCTCGCCATCGAGTCAAACAAGAGCCTGCTCTTCGCGGGCGGCACCGCCTCGGGGAAGACGACGTCGATGAACGCCGTCTCGATGTTCGTCCCGCCGCGCTCGAAGGTGCTCACCATCGAGGACACCCGCGAGCTCACCCTCTACCACGACAACTGGCTCTCCTCCATCACGCGCGAGAGCCTCGGGGACAGCTCGGACATCACGATGTACGACCTGCTGCGCTCGGCGCTGCGCCACCGCCCCGAGTACATCATCGTCGGCGAGGTGCGCGGGAACGAGGCGATGACGCTCTTCCAGGCGATGAACACCGGGCACACGACGTACTCGACGATGCACGCCGACAGCGTCCAGACCGCGATAAATCGGTTAGAAAACGAGCCGATCAACGTCCCGCGCGCGATGATTCAGAGCCTCGACATCCTCTGCGTGCAGACGCTCACGTACGTCGGCGACGAGCGCGTGCGGCGCAACCGCGTCATCGCCGAGATCGAGGGCATCGACCAGCGCACCGGCGACCTCGACTACTCGACGGCGTTCGAGTGGCGGCCCACCGAGGACCGGTTCGTCGAGCAGGACAGCGCCGTCCTCGACGAGATCCGCGAGGACCGCGGGTGGAGCCGCTCCGAGTTGCTTCGCGAACTCCGGAACCGGAAGCGCGTCCTCAAGTACCTCGTCGACCGCGACATCACGGACTACCGGCAGTTCACCGCGCTCGTCAACGAGTACTACGCGAACCCCGAGCAGGTCGTCGAGCGCGTCACCGACCGACTCGACGAGGACGTCGAGAGGTAA
- the tatA gene encoding twin-arginine translocase TatA/TatE family subunit produces MLTSTPAFLGGMPGGMELALILLIAVLLFGANKIPKLARSTGQAMGEFKRGREEIEEELQEVRDGGADDSEESEVVTETESTDTSKSAN; encoded by the coding sequence ATGCTCACCAGTACCCCAGCGTTCCTGGGCGGCATGCCGGGCGGGATGGAGTTGGCGCTCATCCTCCTCATCGCGGTACTGCTGTTCGGTGCGAACAAGATTCCGAAACTCGCGCGTTCGACGGGGCAGGCGATGGGCGAGTTCAAGCGCGGCCGCGAGGAAATCGAGGAAGAACTGCAGGAGGTCCGCGACGGCGGAGCCGACGACTCCGAGGAGAGCGAGGTCGTCACCGAGACCGAGTCCACCGACACCTCGAAGAGCGCGAACTAA
- a CDS encoding redoxin domain-containing protein, protein MVDVGDDAPDFTAPLADGDVGSFTLSDELGDEPLVLAFYPGAFTGVCTDEMCTFRDNLGAFEDVGATVYGVSVDTPFANNEFRDQNDLDFDLVSDSDKEAIEAFDVVDDDFAGFGYAVAKRSVFVLDADGEVTYKWVTDDPGVEPDYEEVEEAAAEAAE, encoded by the coding sequence ATGGTTGACGTTGGAGACGACGCACCCGACTTCACTGCACCGCTCGCCGACGGCGACGTTGGCTCCTTCACGCTCTCCGATGAACTCGGCGACGAACCGCTCGTCCTCGCGTTCTACCCCGGCGCGTTCACCGGCGTCTGCACCGACGAGATGTGCACGTTCCGGGACAACCTCGGCGCGTTCGAGGACGTCGGCGCGACCGTCTACGGCGTCAGCGTCGACACGCCCTTCGCGAACAACGAGTTCCGCGACCAGAACGACCTCGACTTCGACCTCGTGAGCGACTCCGATAAGGAGGCCATCGAGGCGTTCGACGTCGTCGACGACGACTTCGCCGGCTTCGGCTACGCCGTCGCGAAGCGCTCCGTCTTCGTCCTCGACGCCGACGGCGAAGTCACCTACAAGTGGGTGACCGACGACCCCGGCGTCGAACCCGACTACGAGGAAGTCGAGGAGGCCGCCGCCGAAGCCGCCGAATAG
- a CDS encoding MFS transporter: MSATDSRLGVFTDHEFIALSGTAFARAQAYSTILIAIALFADAFGTTGFVEGLFGTAFAAAQLLIVLPLGRLVDTRNAKRFLLAGLLLNVATFVGFLFVSNAVDVVLVRILQGVGASVLWITGSSVVGEISPDDERGRWLGSYNQVGAFSSFAGDLIGGALLYTFDTSVTFVVLSAITLLAFALVYALLRDDPGGRKDPEEAGGVETFLDLLKRPMVNSLVTFRFAFSVGKMAVILFLPIYARTEFGVSAFAIGVLLAGGKLVKALLQGWMGDLTDRLGNEQYFVLAGALTYAVGTACIPLAGHAQGVLPAFSVGGFGYALDVDGAFLTMFLAYAVIGVADSIRLPASMALFVEEGERFDSVASSMSLRSISWKVGQVVGPVLVGSLKDLYGMAVAFWTAAAFIVAASAAFVLMYRFGHHLTGAEPVSAD, from the coding sequence GTGTCCGCGACCGACAGCCGACTCGGCGTCTTCACCGACCACGAGTTCATCGCGCTCTCCGGGACGGCGTTCGCCCGCGCGCAGGCGTACTCCACCATCCTCATCGCCATCGCGCTCTTCGCGGACGCCTTCGGCACCACCGGCTTCGTGGAGGGGCTCTTCGGCACCGCGTTCGCCGCCGCCCAACTCCTCATCGTCCTCCCGCTCGGCCGCCTCGTCGACACCCGGAACGCGAAGCGCTTCCTCCTCGCCGGCCTCCTCCTGAACGTCGCGACGTTCGTCGGCTTCCTCTTCGTCTCGAACGCCGTCGACGTCGTCCTCGTCCGCATCCTCCAAGGTGTCGGCGCGAGCGTCCTCTGGATAACGGGCTCGAGCGTCGTCGGCGAGATCAGCCCCGACGACGAGCGCGGGCGCTGGCTCGGCTCCTACAACCAGGTCGGTGCGTTCTCCAGCTTCGCCGGCGACCTCATTGGGGGCGCGCTCCTCTACACCTTCGACACCTCGGTGACGTTCGTCGTCCTCTCCGCCATCACGCTCCTCGCGTTCGCCCTCGTCTACGCCCTCCTCCGTGACGACCCCGGCGGCCGGAAGGACCCCGAGGAGGCCGGCGGCGTCGAGACGTTCCTCGACCTCCTCAAGCGCCCGATGGTGAACTCGCTCGTCACCTTCCGCTTCGCGTTCAGCGTCGGGAAGATGGCGGTCATCCTCTTCTTGCCCATCTACGCGCGCACCGAGTTCGGCGTCTCCGCGTTCGCCATCGGCGTCCTCCTCGCCGGCGGGAAACTCGTCAAGGCCCTCCTCCAAGGGTGGATGGGCGACCTCACCGACCGCCTCGGGAACGAGCAGTACTTCGTGCTCGCGGGCGCGCTCACGTACGCCGTCGGCACCGCCTGCATCCCGCTCGCCGGGCACGCACAGGGCGTCCTCCCCGCGTTCTCCGTCGGCGGCTTCGGCTACGCGCTCGACGTCGACGGGGCCTTCCTCACGATGTTCCTCGCGTACGCCGTCATCGGTGTCGCCGACAGCATCCGCCTTCCCGCGAGCATGGCGCTCTTCGTCGAGGAAGGCGAGCGCTTCGACTCCGTCGCCTCCTCGATGAGCCTGCGCTCCATCTCGTGGAAGGTCGGGCAGGTCGTCGGCCCCGTCCTCGTCGGCTCGCTCAAGGACCTCTACGGCATGGCCGTCGCCTTCTGGACCGCCGCCGCGTTCATCGTCGCCGCCAGCGCCGCCTTCGTCCTCATGTACCGCTTCGGCCACCATCTCACCGGCGCCGAACCCGTGAGTGCGGACTGA
- a CDS encoding HD domain-containing protein: MSDSDGPATEDRGMQEYDPDATHAFPDEKLNDVLGVLTNDPEVVALLDAQNVNPVTRKGYNDHGAKHIEIVRNRALRLYDLLKRGGVEFNGAADQGLAEADESVIVALAATLHDIGHVVHRDDHAYWSIPLAADILDRLLPEFYDTADAVRVKAEVLHAILCHHTEEQPLTVEAGVIRVADGLDMERGRSRIPYERGGRGINTISSQAIESVTLRDGRDKDEDVPVLVEIRMRNAAGVYQVDSLLKEKLEESMLEEEIRIVAMNVGGDGNQLVERIEL; this comes from the coding sequence ATGAGCGACAGCGACGGTCCCGCGACCGAAGACCGTGGGATGCAGGAGTACGACCCCGACGCGACGCACGCGTTCCCCGACGAGAAACTGAACGACGTCCTCGGCGTCCTCACGAACGACCCCGAGGTCGTCGCGCTCCTCGACGCCCAGAACGTCAACCCCGTCACCCGGAAGGGGTACAACGACCACGGCGCCAAGCACATCGAGATCGTCCGCAACCGCGCGCTCCGCCTCTACGACCTCCTGAAGCGCGGCGGCGTCGAGTTCAACGGCGCGGCCGACCAAGGGCTCGCGGAGGCGGACGAATCCGTCATCGTCGCGCTCGCCGCGACCCTCCACGACATCGGGCACGTCGTCCACCGCGACGACCACGCCTACTGGTCGATCCCGCTCGCCGCCGACATCCTCGACCGACTCCTCCCCGAGTTCTACGACACGGCGGACGCCGTCCGCGTGAAGGCCGAGGTGCTCCACGCCATCCTCTGTCACCACACCGAGGAGCAACCGCTCACCGTCGAGGCCGGCGTCATCCGCGTCGCGGACGGCCTCGACATGGAGCGCGGGCGCTCGCGCATCCCCTACGAGCGCGGCGGACGCGGCATCAACACCATCTCGAGTCAGGCCATCGAGTCCGTCACGCTCCGCGACGGCCGCGACAAGGACGAGGACGTCCCGGTTCTCGTCGAAATCCGGATGCGCAACGCCGCCGGCGTCTATCAGGTCGACAGCCTCCTGAAGGAGAAACTCGAGGAGTCGATGCTCGAAGAGGAGATCCGTATCGTCGCCATGAACGTCGGCGGCGACGGGAACCAGCTCGTCGAACGCATCGAACTCTGA
- a CDS encoding DUF7289 family protein, whose translation MSDECRGQSEVVGAVLLLGLTLLVTGVVVGVAVGPVGEGQQRAATTNAEDVMTLFDSRAALVALGRTDRQTVDLGNPGEGQYAVNDSAGWIRLRHLNYSGGGRTADVLNETLGTVTYTNGDTRIAYQGGGVWRSDGQGTPVLLSPPEFHYQSQTLTLPVVAVSDAPDARTGTRRATITPLAINRARYPNRSTFYPNGSHRYLNPISNGTVVLDVHSRYAEGWAEYFRDQSDGQVTVHPNGTVSLALATPGAQGQLSLSDGRIAMRGLSNGHALTDLNTTVAPGKRERFASLKWSLYAQSGSEEFEIAVPTQGGGQVKCDDGSPSQSTLPAWIYYSNGRTYESWSGNFSVQCVSGAPVLEMDATANRSFEYASDPTLNYFSTTGSFAGDVTFDAHDADGTTTFSEGDTNASRFLAQHYAALISDDGTLTLRTYDQSGSVSLRESSAYVRYETGGNVVTYIHATRNEVRVRLA comes from the coding sequence ATGAGTGACGAGTGTCGCGGGCAGTCGGAGGTGGTGGGCGCTGTCCTGCTGCTCGGCCTGACACTCCTCGTGACGGGCGTCGTGGTCGGGGTTGCGGTTGGGCCGGTCGGAGAGGGCCAACAGCGCGCGGCCACGACGAACGCGGAGGACGTGATGACGCTCTTCGACTCGCGAGCGGCGCTGGTGGCACTCGGCCGTACGGACCGTCAGACGGTGGATCTCGGGAACCCCGGTGAAGGGCAGTACGCCGTCAACGACTCCGCCGGCTGGATCCGCCTCAGACACCTGAACTACTCGGGCGGCGGCAGGACGGCGGACGTCCTGAACGAGACGCTCGGGACGGTGACGTACACGAACGGCGACACGCGGATCGCCTATCAGGGCGGCGGCGTCTGGCGCTCGGACGGACAGGGGACGCCGGTGTTGCTCTCGCCGCCCGAGTTCCACTACCAGTCTCAGACGCTGACGTTACCCGTGGTGGCCGTATCGGACGCGCCGGACGCGAGAACGGGGACGCGGCGCGCGACGATTACGCCGCTCGCCATCAATCGGGCGCGCTATCCGAACCGGTCCACGTTCTATCCGAACGGGTCGCACCGCTACCTGAACCCGATATCGAACGGGACGGTTGTGTTGGACGTCCACAGCCGTTACGCCGAGGGATGGGCGGAGTACTTCCGCGATCAGTCGGACGGGCAGGTGACGGTCCACCCGAACGGGACGGTGAGTCTGGCGCTCGCGACGCCGGGGGCGCAGGGCCAACTCTCGCTCTCGGACGGCCGTATCGCGATGCGCGGTCTCTCGAACGGGCACGCACTCACCGACCTGAACACGACCGTCGCGCCCGGGAAGAGGGAGCGGTTCGCGAGCCTGAAGTGGTCGCTCTACGCGCAGTCGGGGAGCGAGGAGTTCGAAATCGCGGTGCCGACGCAGGGCGGGGGACAGGTGAAGTGCGACGACGGGTCGCCGTCGCAGTCGACGCTCCCGGCGTGGATCTACTACTCGAACGGCCGGACGTACGAGTCGTGGTCGGGGAACTTCTCGGTGCAGTGTGTGAGCGGCGCGCCGGTCCTCGAGATGGACGCGACGGCGAACCGGAGTTTCGAGTACGCATCCGACCCGACCCTGAACTACTTCTCGACCACCGGGTCGTTCGCGGGTGACGTGACGTTCGACGCGCACGACGCCGACGGGACGACGACGTTCTCGGAGGGCGATACGAACGCCTCGCGCTTCCTCGCGCAGCACTACGCGGCGCTCATCAGCGACGACGGGACGCTCACGCTTCGGACGTACGACCAGTCGGGGTCGGTCAGCCTGCGCGAGTCCTCGGCGTACGTTCGCTACGAGACCGGCGGGAACGTCGTCACGTACATTCACGCGACGCGAAACGAGGTCCGCGTCCGCCTCGCCTAG
- a CDS encoding type II secretion system F family protein: protein MLEYLPLVLTGLLVVALACVPLSERLDRLVTWTAIGVFGSYARSRAIANRQQARVLRSAHVPRPYVAYAARTFLFSAVAGVIGSVLGLYLVAAVLVLVETGVLPVTAFASITEMGALPLFGAVLLGSVTLGVIAAFATYQFRWTLPRYRAGERARQIDSTLERNIAFMFALSRSGMAFTEILRILAKNHAVYGEAAREVGVTVRDVDLFGADLISALRRTAQRTPSNDFQEFIENLTSVLQSGQSVSGFLHEEYEQYKEESESEQERFLELLSTLAEAYVTVFVAGPLFLITILVVIGLVLGGTLTFLRVFTYLVIPLATLGLIVYLDSITSDTDFDRERILESGEDYERVVESHTPEADGVSADGGTTGDLANRARLRIHDRVQPTRYALTHPVETLVEQPVWLLAITCPIAVLYVFGRWILALLATDTAPADLLQPATLESLLGVLDDPVVQAVLFVVGSFAFIWEIRKRQIDALERAIPDFLDRLASTNEAGMPIVASLERVARSDLGGLNREVGRTWTDVQWGAPVEAALQRFEDRVRTPTITRIVTLTTNAMNATSDLGPVLRIAADEAKSTQRLKRERRNELITYLVVIYLAFFVFLAIIVALDTIFVPAIPTAEQFGGGGAAAGSAVSGIGQITAAEKDAYSLLFFHTALVQSVCSGFVAGQMAESDPRSGAKHAFVMLAIAYAIFLVFA from the coding sequence GTGCTCGAGTACCTCCCGCTCGTCCTCACCGGCCTCCTCGTCGTCGCGCTCGCGTGCGTCCCGCTGAGCGAGCGCCTCGACCGACTCGTCACGTGGACGGCGATCGGCGTCTTCGGGAGCTACGCGCGCTCGCGGGCGATCGCGAACCGCCAGCAGGCCCGCGTTCTCCGCTCCGCGCACGTCCCCCGGCCGTACGTCGCCTACGCCGCCCGGACGTTCCTCTTCAGCGCCGTCGCCGGCGTCATCGGGAGCGTGCTCGGCCTCTACCTCGTCGCCGCCGTCCTCGTCCTCGTCGAGACCGGCGTCCTCCCGGTCACGGCGTTCGCGTCGATCACCGAGATGGGCGCGCTCCCCCTCTTCGGTGCCGTCCTCCTCGGGAGCGTGACGCTCGGCGTCATCGCGGCGTTCGCGACCTACCAGTTCCGCTGGACGCTCCCGCGCTACCGCGCGGGCGAGCGCGCCCGACAGATCGACTCGACGCTCGAACGCAACATCGCGTTCATGTTCGCGCTCTCGCGTTCCGGGATGGCGTTCACGGAGATCCTGCGCATCCTCGCGAAGAACCACGCCGTCTACGGCGAGGCCGCGCGCGAAGTCGGCGTCACCGTCCGCGACGTCGACCTCTTCGGCGCGGACCTCATCAGCGCGCTCCGACGCACCGCCCAGCGTACCCCGAGCAACGACTTCCAGGAGTTCATCGAGAACCTCACGAGCGTCCTCCAGTCCGGCCAGAGCGTCAGCGGCTTCCTCCACGAGGAGTACGAGCAGTACAAGGAGGAGTCGGAGAGCGAGCAGGAGCGCTTCCTCGAACTCCTCTCGACGCTCGCCGAAGCGTACGTCACCGTCTTCGTCGCCGGCCCGCTCTTCCTCATCACCATCCTCGTCGTCATCGGCCTCGTCCTCGGCGGGACGCTCACCTTCCTCCGCGTCTTCACGTACCTCGTCATCCCGCTCGCCACCCTCGGCCTCATCGTCTATCTCGACAGCATCACGAGCGACACCGACTTCGACCGCGAGCGCATCCTCGAATCCGGCGAGGACTACGAGCGCGTCGTCGAATCGCACACCCCGGAAGCGGACGGCGTCAGCGCCGACGGCGGGACGACCGGCGATCTCGCGAACCGCGCGCGACTGCGCATTCACGACCGCGTCCAGCCCACTCGCTACGCGCTCACGCACCCCGTCGAGACGCTCGTCGAACAGCCCGTCTGGCTCCTCGCCATCACGTGCCCGATCGCCGTCCTCTACGTCTTCGGCCGCTGGATACTCGCGCTGCTCGCCACGGACACCGCGCCCGCCGACCTCCTCCAGCCCGCGACGCTGGAGTCCCTCCTCGGCGTGCTCGACGACCCCGTCGTGCAGGCCGTCCTCTTCGTCGTCGGGTCGTTCGCGTTCATCTGGGAGATCCGCAAGCGCCAGATCGACGCGCTCGAACGCGCGATCCCGGACTTCCTCGACCGCCTCGCCAGCACCAACGAAGCCGGGATGCCCATCGTCGCCAGCCTCGAACGCGTCGCGCGCAGCGACCTCGGCGGCCTGAACCGCGAAGTCGGACGGACGTGGACCGACGTCCAGTGGGGCGCGCCCGTCGAGGCCGCCCTCCAGCGCTTCGAGGACCGCGTCCGAACGCCGACGATCACCCGCATCGTCACGCTCACGACGAACGCGATGAACGCGACGAGCGACCTCGGACCCGTCCTCCGGATCGCCGCCGACGAAGCGAAGTCCACGCAGCGCCTGAAGCGCGAGCGCCGCAACGAGCTCATCACCTACCTCGTCGTCATCTACCTCGCGTTCTTCGTCTTCCTCGCGATCATCGTCGCCCTCGACACCATCTTCGTGCCCGCGATTCCGACCGCGGAGCAGTTCGGCGGCGGCGGTGCGGCCGCCGGGAGCGCCGTCAGCGGCATCGGCCAGATCACCGCCGCCGAGAAGGACGCCTACAGCCTCCTCTTCTTCCACACCGCGCTCGTCCAGTCCGTCTGCTCCGGCTTCGTCGCCGGCCAGATGGCGGAGAGCGACCCGCGATCCGGCGCCAAGCACGCGTTCGTGATGCTCGCCATCGCGTACGCCATCTTCCTCGTCTTCGCCTGA
- a CDS encoding class I SAM-dependent methyltransferase, which translates to MTDASQPPTGDPRPDRVYDRIAAHFSRTREHPWPDVADFVAEHDGDATRALDLGCGNGRHAELLAERADAVVGVDASAGLLAEARARAAERDYDLSLVRGDAARVPLRDDSIDLAVYVATLHHLPSRGARLASLDELARVLDAGGEALLSVWSTTHERFEERESFDTTVDWTLPGGETEPRYYHIYDPEAFRADLDASALTVLDVYESAGNSYAVVTS; encoded by the coding sequence ATGACCGACGCCTCCCAACCGCCGACCGGCGACCCCCGTCCCGACCGGGTGTACGACCGCATCGCCGCGCACTTCTCGCGGACCCGCGAGCACCCGTGGCCGGACGTCGCCGACTTCGTCGCCGAGCACGACGGCGACGCGACGCGCGCGCTCGACCTCGGCTGTGGCAACGGCCGGCACGCCGAGCTCCTCGCCGAGCGCGCCGACGCCGTCGTCGGTGTCGACGCCAGCGCCGGCCTCCTCGCCGAAGCCCGCGCACGCGCCGCCGAGCGCGACTACGACCTCTCGCTCGTCCGGGGTGACGCCGCCCGCGTCCCCCTCCGCGACGACAGCATCGACCTCGCCGTCTACGTCGCCACCCTCCACCACCTCCCGAGTCGCGGGGCACGACTCGCCAGCCTCGACGAGCTCGCGCGCGTCCTCGACGCCGGCGGCGAGGCGCTGCTCAGCGTCTGGTCGACGACGCACGAGCGCTTCGAGGAACGCGAGAGCTTCGACACCACCGTGGACTGGACGCTCCCCGGCGGCGAGACCGAACCCCGCTACTACCACATCTACGACCCCGAGGCGTTCCGCGCCGACCTCGACGCCTCCGCGCTCACCGTACTCGACGTCTACGAGTCGGCGGGGAACTCCTACGCCGTCGTCACGTCCTGA